The sequence TGCGAGGGGGCCATCCTGGTGGTGGACGCGTCGCAGGGGATCCAGGCGCAGACGCTCTCCAACCTCTTCCTGGCGATGGACGCGGGGCTGGAGATCATCCCCGTCCTCAACAAGATCGACCTGCCCGGCGCGGAGCCGGAGCGCCGCCGCGACGAGATCGTGGAGCTGCTCGGGGTTGATCCGGACGAGGTCATCTTCGCCTCCGCCAAGGCCGGGATCGGCATCGACCTGATCCTGGAGTCGGTCGTGCGCAACGTGCCGCCCCCCACGGGCGACCCGGATGCGCCGCCGCGCGCCCTGATCTTCGACTCGTACTACGACAAGTACCTGGGCGCCGTCCCCAGCGTGCGCGTGGTGGACGGCACCTTTCGCAAGGGGATGCGCATCGGCTTCGGCGCCAACGAGAACGAGTATCCCATCGACGAGGTGGGCTACCTGCAGCTCGGCCGGCAGCCGCTCACGGAGCTGGGGCCGGGCGAGGTGGGGTACATCATCGCCGGCATCAAGCGGGTGGCGGACACGCGCTCGGGCGACACCATCTACGACGCGGACAACCGGGCGGGCGAGGGGATCCCCGGCTTCCAGGAAGTGAAGCCGATGGTGTTCGCGGGGATCTACCCCACGGAGACCGAGCAGTACGAGGAGCTGCGCGACGCGCTCGCCAAGCTGCAGCTCAACGACGCT is a genomic window of Longimicrobium sp. containing:
- the lepA gene encoding translation elongation factor 4 produces the protein MLIEHIRNFCIVAHIDHGKSTLADRLLETTRTLQQREMKAQVLDSMDLERERGITIKLNAVRMLYGAKDGRQYQLNLIDTPGHVDFTYEVSRSLAACEGAILVVDASQGIQAQTLSNLFLAMDAGLEIIPVLNKIDLPGAEPERRRDEIVELLGVDPDEVIFASAKAGIGIDLILESVVRNVPPPTGDPDAPPRALIFDSYYDKYLGAVPSVRVVDGTFRKGMRIGFGANENEYPIDEVGYLQLGRQPLTELGPGEVGYIIAGIKRVADTRSGDTIYDADNRAGEGIPGFQEVKPMVFAGIYPTETEQYEELRDALAKLQLNDASLTYEPETSLALGFGFRCGFLGLLHMEIIQERLEREFDLDIITTVPNVKYHVVMTDEQDFWVESPSA